The genomic stretch CCGGCTATGAGGAGCATTTTCAGCTGGGGCTGTTCGGGTTCAGGGGTATTTACCTTTTCCTTCCCCAAAGTGTCCCATTTTGTCTTTTCCATGCGGTAGGTCTTTATTTTTTCCCGGTAGGTGTCCAGCAGCGCGTTGTGTATGGGTTCTGCCAGACGGCGTACCCAGGTCAGTGCACCCTTGCCGGAAGCGGGAGGCGCGGTGACGAACACTTGCAGACAGGGATACTTGTGTTTTCGTCCGTACACAAAACTTACCAGTTTGTTGAGGGTGCTTCCCAGCACGGTTGCTGCACCCAGCAGCAGGATATCCCGTTGGGCGGGAGAGTTACCGCAGTCTATGATCCCTTGCAGGAAGGCGGGCCAGCGGTAGTCGGGGAAAGAGGGAAGTCGGGCAGGGAGGATGGCTTTGGGCACGCCGTCGGACAGGGGGGAGGCTGTGTCCGTGAAAACAGCGTCGGGCGGAGTCCCGTCGGAGGCATCCGGATGGGCATTATAGGATACGCGTGCACGTGTGTGGGTGTGGAGAGACTGCAAGTTCTGCAAGTTTGCAAGTTTCGGGTCCATTTTCACCCCGGCCACCTCTGCCAGATGGAAGACGGTTCCCAGGGAATTTCTGCCTGTTCCTTTGGTCAGGGCATGTCCGTACAGTTTGTCTGCTTCATCGTGGTGGTACTTTTCGGATATGCGGCAGATGCGGTGGAACCGGGTGCGTCCTTCTTCTCCGCAACTGTTGGCTATGGCAAAGGCCAGCGGCATATATTCCTGATAGGTGGGGGCCACATTGACTCCCGCTTGTTCGATGGCTGTTACCAGCTGTTCCAAGATAGAAATAGAATCGTTCATTTTTTAATATTTATGGTTATTGATTTTCGCTTCTCCGTCGTGCGACAGAAAACAGGCTCTGGACAAGTCGGCATTGGCCCTGTCCACTTTCAGCTCGTATTTCCATTCCAGATACTCCCATGCGGTGTGCAGGGCATTGTCGAAGGATTCTTCCACGCTCAGGAAAGGGTTTATGCGGTAAGGGATAAACAGTTTTACTCCCTGGTTTCCGGGGCTGACAAAGGAAAGTACGGGGTGCAGCACTTCATCGGCAAAGAGGCGGTCGCGCCACATTGCCGCTTCTTCGGTGGAAGCCAGTTCGTCAATATCTATGACAAAGAGGCCCGAAGGAACTTGCATGCATTGTTCTTTGCAGTAAGAGAAGATACCTGCCGGAGTGACATACGGTAAAAGGGTCTGTTTATTCTTTCGGAACGCTTGCTTGTCTCCGAGTCCGGCTCTGACTTTATGCGTCAGTTCTTCCAGTTGCGGATTGGTGCTGATGTAGGTATGAAGCCCTGCCACACTGCATATACATGTGGGTATTTTATTGGTGACGGGTGCATTGAAAAATGACATGATGTATTCTTTCATAAAAGAAATTGATTTTGATTTATCTGCACAAATATACGGGTAGGGAATGACGTATGGAAATCGATTCATAACCGTTTACTATCTGTTTACTATTGGTGCATGCTATTGATTATATATTGATGAAATATGGATTTTGATTAACGATCTGTTGATAATAATTAAAGAATAGAGAAAAGAAATAGTATATGAATGAAAAACCTGATATGATGATAAATATTTATGGCGGAAATAATCTGATTGCTCCTGTGGCATCTTCCGCCATTCAGAACTTTTATGGCGACCGGGGTGATGAGGCCGCCGACCAACCGGAAGATTCTGAGAAAACGGAGAATACAGAAAGTGTGGCGGATGAGAAGCCGGCACAGGAACCGGCGGAACTGTCGGATGATGAATTTTACGTATCGGTCTATATACCCGATATAAAGGTGATGAGGGCTTACAAGATACTTTTGGGAGAGTGTACCACGGCACGCGAACTGGCGGTGGTGGTAGGAAAGATGCTGGCCGATGAGAACTGTAGGAATGTAGACAAACACACGGTGGTGAAAGCGGCTTTCATCAAGTCGTTGCTACCTTTTGCCAAACGACTCGTGTCGGGCGGTACGATAGCCAATATACGGGCGCAGATTAATAATATGCTGGCTAGTAAATAATTTTTTCGATTATCCTCTTACTCCATTGGCACGTTAGCAAATCGACAAATTATTTATGTTGCGGGATTATCAGATAGAGATGAAAACACGTCTGATGGAAGCGTGGAAAGCTCACCGGAGTGTGATGGTGCAGATGCCTACCGGTACGGGCAAGACACATCTGCTGGCATCTGTGGTCAGTGAGTTTGTGTCTTCTGCAGGCAGCGGGGTATGGCTTATTGCCCATCGTAGGGAACTGGTGGCGCAAATGGAGGAAACGCTGGCTAAATATGGTATCCGGAGGGAGGATACTCCGGTCAGGGTAATGTCTGTCCAATGGCTATCCCGGCACTGGAATGAGGCGGGTGATGCTCCGGGACTGATTGTGATAGACGAGGCTCATCATGCCTTAGCCGCTTCTTACACGGAGATGTGGAAGCGTTATCCTGCCGCAAAGAAACTGGGTGTGACTGCCACACCTTGCCGCTTGAACCGTAGGGGGTTCACGGAACTGTTCGAGGTGCTGGTTACTTCGTGGAGTATTGCCGAGTTTATTGAAAAAGGCGTGTTGTCTGTGTTCGATTATGTATCCATCCGTCCCGGCAGCGAGGAGCAGCGGCTCATTGACGGTCTGGAGAAACGGGGGGCCGATGGGGATTATCAGGTGAAAGAGATGGATGCGGTACTGAACAGGCGTCCCGGTATCGAGCGCCTGTACCGCAGTGTCAGGCAGTTTGCTTCCGGCAAGAAGGGGATGGTGTATGCCATCAGCATTGAACATGCCCGGCGGATAGCGGAGTATTACAGCAGGTGGGGAGTGAATGCGGTGGCTGTGGACAGCAAGACTCCTGCTATGGAACGCAAGCGGATGGTGGAGGAGTTCAGACATGGAAAAATCGAGGTGCTGGTGAATGTGGATGTATTTAGCGAGGGGTTCGACTGTCCCGATGTGGAGTTTGTACAACTGGCCCGTCCTACTTTGTCACTGGCTAAATATTTGCAGCAGGTAGGACGCGGATTGCGGAGATCGGAGGGCAAGGAGGCGTGTATGCTGATAGACAATGTGGGGCTGTACCGCATTTTCGGGCTTCCTACACAGCGATGGAACTGGGATGCTATGTTCCGGGGACGGATGGCGGGAAAGGGGAGTTTGCCCGGACGGATGAATTGTGATGCTTCCGTTACCGCTTTTCCGGTGGTGGAAAGGCCGGCTGAAGCCGGTGGGGACTTGGTGATGGTTATGGAGCACGGGCGTTTGCTTTCTTCCATCAGAGAGCAGGCTTTGCCGGATGAGAAGGAGCAGTCACCGTCATGCAGGCTGAGGGCATTTGTAGATAAGGAAACAGGTCTTTGGGGATTGGAAAAGGGAGATGAGATGCTGCCGGACGTTTCGTTTAAAGAGATTTTGAGTATCAAAGGACGTTTTGCCGTGGGGAGGCTTCGGAACGGGTGTGTCCGGGTACTGAATGATACGGGGGCTTTGGTGGCCGAACTGGGGCATTGCTGTGAGGTGAGATTGCTGAAAGATGATTTGTTGCAAGTCCGTCATGCCGGGAATTCGGTGTCTTATGTGGATTTACGGAACGGCCGGTGTTATGCTGTCCGCCCGCGTGTCCTCAGATACGGGAGCATAGAATTGTTACAGGTGAACCGTACTTATTACAGCAGGACAAGGCAGGTGTATGCCAATACATGCGGGTTGCCTTCTTCGTCCATTGTGTGGATGGGGTTTTATGTGAAGATGTACGATGGCAGAGTGCCTTTCCGATGCCGCCGCATGGAAGATGGAGGCTTTTGTTGTGAACCGCAGGTTTGTCTGTTGGAGGGGGATGAGGAGCGTGCTTATTACCTGAGCGGACGGTTGTCGGATCAAAGTATTGTGGTGATGGATGAGGAGGGACGGTATTATCATGTGGAGAAAGGACATGGAAAGCGTTATGTGGCTTGTAACCGTCCGTCGGACCGGAGTGAGGATTTTGATGAGGCGGTGGCATTGCTCCGAAGGCAGGCGGATGAGCGTGTGGAGAAACATTTGCAGGAGGAAAAGTGCGAGACTGAACGGAAACGGCAGCGTATAATCAGCAGGAGTGTGGAGGCCGTACCTTTTCAGATAGGAGTGAAATGGGGGTTGAGGACAGCGGAGCAGATTTTGATTCCACCTGTCTATCGGAGAATATTGCGTCCGGTGGGTGGTTATTGCGCCTATCAGGACAGCTCCTGCCAGTGGGGGGTGCTGACTGTAGACGGAAGGATCATTATCCGGGCCCGGTATATGGAGGTGGAGATAGACAGGGATGGAACGGCGCGTCTTACTTTGGTTCCGGGGAAGATGGAAACGGTGAAGCTGACGGATTAATAGGATAAAAAGCAGGGGATAACTTTTTGTCAGACCGATATTTAGCGATGGAATACGGATCATTATGAAAAGTTTTGTAACTTTGCATCCGATTTTAAAAAAGGAGATATTGATATGGAATTACCTGATGACCCGATGATGCTTTTCAGCATGGTGAATATGAAACTTCGTGACTGCTATCATTCGCTGGACGAGCTTTGTGATGATATGAATGTAGACAAGGAGCTGTTGGTGAAAAAATTGAAGGCGGCCGGATTTGAGTATAGTAAGGAAAACAACAAGTTTTGGTAGATAGAGGGATCAGCCCGTTCCGGAAGAATGCTTGGGACGGGCTGATTTTTTTATTGAGATACCTATTGTTGATTATTTTTGTATAAGTCCTGTTTCCGGTATTGCAACAGGGATGTTCCGGTATGCCGCTTGAAGAAACGTCTTAAGGTGGCAAGATTGGCAAACCGGGTTCTTTGAACGATTTCCTGTATGCTGATGGATGGATTCTCCAATAATGCGTAAATCTCTTGCAGGGTATAATGTATAATCCATTCTTTGGGGGATTTTCCACTTACCAGAGTCAAGGCTTCAGTCAGGTATTTGGAGGAAACATGCAACTTTTCGGCATAGAACGCCACTTCTTTGTTTTCTTTGTAATGCTTTAACAGCAAATCCAGAAAAAAGTATCCGATTTCTTCTTTATGCAAGGTGGTGACTTTATGTTCTTTTACTGTGCTGTAATAGTCTGCATAAAGTTCCAGAAAAGGTAATTTCAGCAGATTGGTAATAGATTCTTTTGTAAATAAATAAGTTGGAGAAGTAGCTCTGTTGTATAGTAACCGGAAATAGAGGGAGAACTGTTCCGCTTTCTCTTGGGATAGCGAATAGATGCAGTGGGTTTGGGTGTAGGTATGAAAACCGGTCGGAAAACGTTTGATACTTCCATTGATCACGTCATAAAAAAGGGCATTTGAAAAAGTACAATAATCGATGGTGAAAGTCAGACTGGATTTTATAAATGAAACCAAGAATCCCGGCATGAAAATAAGAATGTCGTTTGCACAAATAACATATTTCCGGAGACCAATCTGGATCTCGGCATTCCCTTCAGTACACATACCCAAAACTCCTTCCGGCAGATAAGAGGGGTATTTGCTGAAAGGCACTGTGTGCGCATCCATATAAATACTGAAATCTTGATCGGACAGTCCTTCTTTGGTATCCTGTGGTTTTGGGGTATTATATAACATACTTTGTATCAGCTCTAGGTTCACAAAATTAGAATTTAATGATACATTCCGCCGGAAGTAGTGGACATAAGGGAAAATAAAACGGAAAAAAACTACGTGTATTTGATTTTTTTAATATAATGATAGGAGAACAATTTTAGCTTCCCGTAAGTTGTAGGAGAACACGGAAAATTATTCTTTTTTACAGAAAGAAGGGTGAATTCAAAAAGATCGTTTGATTTGTTTTTGAATTCACCCTTTATGAATGGAGCGGAGTTATTTTTGCGCCAGTAATTTGGCTATGGCACGGTCGGGTTTCCCGGTTTCTGTCAGGGGAAGTTTGAATACCGGAACAAAACGTTTGGGACGCCAGTAGGGAGGTAATTGATGTGTGCAGGTCTGTTCTATGTCGTCGGGCAGTTGCCCTTCGGCAAGCAGCACAATGATTTCTCCGAATTTTTCGTCGGGAGCGGAGGTGATCAAGAAAGGAACGGACAGGTGTTCTTTCAATGCGGCCTCTACTTGTTCTATCTGCACTTTCACTCCTCCGGTATTGATCGTATTGTCTTTTCTGCCTAGAATGCGGAATTGGTTCTGTCCGTTTATCTCGGCTATGTCATTGGTCACCAGTTCTTTTCCGCAAATTTCGGGAGCGTATATCACCAAGGTGTTTTCTTTACTCAGACGGATCTGTATGCTCTCGAAAGGGGTGTACCAGTCTGAAGCTTCAGGACCGTTCAGTCTGCGTAGGGCAATGTGTGATAAGGTTTCGGTCATGCCGTAAGTAGACCATACGGCATGGGGGAAATCTTTTAACGCAGCGTTCAATTGGGAGTCGATAGGACCACCTCCGATAATGAGGTGCCTGATTTGTTGCAATATCGCTCTCTCTTCGGGAACTTGCAGTGAGTTATAGACTTGCATGGGGATCATGGCGGCAAAGACGGGGGCTTTTGTCAGGTCTTTTAAAGGATGCCCGGATGGAGTGACAGGCAGCAAGTCCAGTCCCGCTACCAAGGCACGTACTACCACCATTTTTCCGGCAATGTATTGCAAGGGCATACAGAGCAGGGCGGAATCTTCTTTTTGTAGTCCGAGGAAGGAACAGGTGAGGCAGGCGCTTTCCATCATGCGTTCTTTTTCTACATACAGTTCCTTGGGTTTGCCAGTGGAGCCTGAAGTATGTACCAGCAGGGTGTCTGCCGGGTCAAACCATTCGGAAAGAAAGGAGAAAAGTTCCTGCCGGAAACTTCGGTTGTCGGCAGGGATATTCATTCTTACCATTTCAATTTCCCAATTGGAGTAGGGGATGCTTTCTATCAGAATGGTTTGTTTGTTTCTATTGGTGCAGAATTTTGTCATTGTTTCAGCCAGTTTAGTAAATCGGGTTCTTGTTCTTCGGGGTGGAACCAAAGGCAGTCCCCTTCGATGTGAAGCGGATAGTCTATATTGTCGGTAAACAGCAAGCCGGTACCTAGTCCTTGGGGGAGGGCGGGCTGCAAGGTGGCACACCATTGTGCGATGGCATTCAGTCCGATATTGGACTCCAGAGCGGAAGTGACCCATGAGCCGATGCCTCTTTCAGCCGCCAGTTCCATCCATTCTTCGGAGCCGCTGATTCCTCCGTGCAGAGAAGGTTTCAGGATAATGTACTGAGGACGGATGGTTTCCAGCAATTCTATTTTCCGGTCGCGCCGGTTGATGCCTATCAGCTCTTCATCCAGTGCAATGGGAAAGGGGGTGGCGGCACAGAGTCGGGCCATTTCATCCCATTGTCCCGCACGGATGGGCTGTTCGATGGAATGGAGCTGGAATTCGGAAAGACGATGTAACTTTTCGAGGGCATCGGTAGGAGAGAAAGCACCGTTGGCATCTACACGCAGTTCGATTTGGGCTGGGGTGAAATGCTGGCGGATGTGCGCCAGCAGCTCCAGTTCCTTTTCAAAGTCGATAGCGCCTATTTTGAGTTTGATGCAGCGGAAACCTTGCTGCATCTTTTCCCCGATGCGCCGGTACATCTCGTCAAAGTTTCCCATCCAGATGAGTCCGTTGATGGGGATACCCTCTTTGCCTTTGCTGAACGGGGTGTGCCAGAATTGCAGGCTGCGTGCCCGGAAATGCAGCAGGGCGGTTTCCATACCGAACAGGATGGACGGATAGGGAAGCAAGGCTTCCCGGTCTATTTCCCCATTCTTTTCCAGGTTCTTGCAGGCAGTGGCCAACACCTCGTCGTATGAGGGGATATCATCACAGCTCAGGGCAGGGAGAGGGGCGCATTCACCCACGCCATAGTGGCGGCTGCCGGTGTCGGTGAGGAGGATGTACCATACATCCCGGGTAGTATATACTCCTCTGGAAGTACCGGCAGGTTGCTTGAAGTGTAATTGTTTTTTTATAATTTGGGTTTGGAACATTTTTTTTTATGTGTAGTTGGTTTGGTATATTTATCCCTGACAATCTCAAAGGCGCGTTGGACCCATGTGTATATGCTCGTGTCGGGAATATCACCATCAAAATTAAGTTGAAGCCAATGTTTCAGACTTTGGTTGATGGGATTGCCGACTGAAACATGTCTCTCTTTTATATACTCAATTTCGTCCGAAGTAGATTTGACATTGACAAAAGTGAAATTGTCAATGTCTATAAAACAGAACATGTGTCCATAAACATAAAAGGCAAGGATAGAATCATATCTTGCAGCAAATTTGCCAAATGGCATCTTTTCGGAAACGTCACCTAACGAAAGACAATATTTTCTGAATTCTTCAATGTCCATGCTTTGAATTTGTAGTTTGTTTATGGGAACTTCGGATAATCCTGGAACCGTGGCTTGCGTTTTTCCAAAAATGCCTTCCCTCCTTCCTGCGCTTCCTCTGTCATGTAATACAGCATGGTGGCATCTCCGGCAAGTTCTTGTATGCCGGCTTGTCCGTCCAGTTCGGCATTCAGTCCGGCTTTGATCATACGAAGAGCGAGCGGGCTGTGCTCCATCATCTTTTCTGCCCATGCCACGGTTTCGTCTTCCAGGCGGTCGAAAGGAACGACTGTATTGACTAATCCCATTTCCAGTGCTTCCTGTGCGGAGTATTGACGGCAAAGGAACCATATTTCACGGGCTTTCTTCTGCCCTACGATGCGTGCCAGATAGGAAGAGCCGAATCCGGCGTCGAAGCTGCCTACCTTGGGACCTGTCTGTCCGAAAATGGCATTTTCTGAGGCAATGGTCAGATCGCATACCACATGCAGCACATGGCCGCCGCCGATGGCGTAACCGTTTACCATGGCGATGACCGGTTTTGGCAGTGACCGGATTTGCTTTTGTACGTCCAGCACATTCAGACGGGGAACTCCATCTGTGCCGATATAACCGCCATGACCTTTTACGTGCATATCTCCCCCGCTGCAGAAGGCTTTGTCACCTGCTCCGGTCAGAACCACTACATTGATATCCTGGCACTCGCGGCAGTAATACAGGGCGTCGCTGATTTCCGAAGTAGTGGTGGGGGTGAACGCGTTGCGGTAACGCGGACGGTTGATGGTGATTTTCGCTATTCCGTTGTAAAAGTCAAACAGAATATCTTGATATTCTTTGATGGTTTTCCATTTTCTTGTTTCCATTATTCATTTTTATTTTTAAGTCCGTGATAATATTCTCTTAATAGGGTGGTGTCTTTTTCCTTGTCGGTAAACACCTCCAGCAGCATGGGTTGCATCCTTGTCTCGGGTGAGGTGAATGGCTGCATCGCTTCTTCCAGCTCTTCTTCTCCGGTCACTTTCATGTAAATAAAGCCACGTTCTTCCGCCCAGCCTTTGGCGGTGGTGTAATGCTCGGCTGTGATAAACTCCCGGGAACGGCTTGATTTGTCCATTCCAGGCAGGGTATGGAATATTTCTCCTCCTTCGTTATTCAGTAACAGGATGCGGATGTTGGCACCGTAATTTTGATTCCACAGTGCGTTCATATCATAGAAGAAGCTCAAGTCGCCTATGATGATGAAATTCAGCTTGCTGGAAGCGGCGGCATAACCGATGGCGGTGGACAGGGAGCCTTCTATGCCGTTCACGCCCCGGTTGCAACAGATTTCCACCCGGGGAGGAACTGTAAATAACTGTGCATAGCGCACGGTGGAGCTGTTTGCCAGATGCAGGGCACAGGGTTCGGGTAATGCCTGAATGAGTTTTCCGATAACGGAGATTTCGGAATAAGCAAGATCCGGCATCGGAATGGTTTTGCAATAGTTTTCCCACATCAGCGGATAATGGGTCGGTTTGTTGTCCAGCAGGAAAGCTATTTTTTCCAAGAACTCAAACGGATCCATCTCGATGACGGTGGTCAGGCAACCGTATAAATCGGCTATCTTCCCGTCGGCGGCAACATGCCAATGTTCGCGCGGGGGATGATTGCGCAGGTATTTCTTCAATTGCTTGGATACGATATGTCCGCCGTAGGTAATCAGTATTTCGGGGGCCATGTCTTCCTGGCGCTCCGGCGTCATGGAATAAACGGCGGCGTCGAAATTCTTGATAGGAATGCCGGGGATGGTCTGGTTGCCCAGATGTTCCGTCAACCAGGCGAAATGTTTATAAAGCGGTTTCACATATTTTTTCTCGAACAGGTAAATCAGATTCATCTGGCCTACCACGACCATGCGCTTGTTGTACTTGTTCAGCCGTTCGATCAGTTCCTTATAGTCACGGTCGTACACGCTCAGTCCCTGATAACGGGTGATGACACGTGCCTCGGGAAGTGTTTTGGCGGTGAAGCGGTAGATGGGTTCGGAAATGGGTACATTGATATGTACGGGTCCTTTGCCGTGGTGGGTGGTTTCCAGTATGGCTTCGTTGATGAGGCGGTTGCAAAACCATTCGTCTTCCTCTGTATGTACTTCGGGCAGGTTGACAGACATCTTGACTAACGTTCCGAACACATGGGGCTGGGGCAGGGTTTGTCCGTCCATTTGTCCTATCCAGGCGGCGGGGCGGTCGGCAGAAATGACAATCAGAGGTACTTGTTGGTAAAAAGCTTCGGCTACGGCAGGGTGCAGGTTCAGCAGGGCCGAACCGGAGGTGCAGCATACTGCGGCAGGACCTCCCCCTTGTAAAGATAGGCCGATAGCAAAAAAACCGGCACTGCGTTCATCGGTTACAGAATAACAAGTGAAGTCCTCTATATTGGCCAGAGTGTGTACGATGGCAGCATTACGGCTGCCGGGACAAAGCACTATTTTCCGCACACCGTGCGCTTTGAGAAGTGCCACCAACTGAAGTATGTTCTTTTTGTCTGAATACATTATTCTTCTACTTTAATTGTTTCCATTTGTTTACTTATAAAGTCAGGATGAAGGATGCTCCGCATCGTATTCATCTTGTCT from Phocaeicola dorei encodes the following:
- a CDS encoding BT4734/BF3469 family protein — translated: MKEYIMSFFNAPVTNKIPTCICSVAGLHTYISTNPQLEELTHKVRAGLGDKQAFRKNKQTLLPYVTPAGIFSYCKEQCMQVPSGLFVIDIDELASTEEAAMWRDRLFADEVLHPVLSFVSPGNQGVKLFIPYRINPFLSVEESFDNALHTAWEYLEWKYELKVDRANADLSRACFLSHDGEAKINNHKY
- a CDS encoding DEAD/DEAH box helicase, which codes for MLRDYQIEMKTRLMEAWKAHRSVMVQMPTGTGKTHLLASVVSEFVSSAGSGVWLIAHRRELVAQMEETLAKYGIRREDTPVRVMSVQWLSRHWNEAGDAPGLIVIDEAHHALAASYTEMWKRYPAAKKLGVTATPCRLNRRGFTELFEVLVTSWSIAEFIEKGVLSVFDYVSIRPGSEEQRLIDGLEKRGADGDYQVKEMDAVLNRRPGIERLYRSVRQFASGKKGMVYAISIEHARRIAEYYSRWGVNAVAVDSKTPAMERKRMVEEFRHGKIEVLVNVDVFSEGFDCPDVEFVQLARPTLSLAKYLQQVGRGLRRSEGKEACMLIDNVGLYRIFGLPTQRWNWDAMFRGRMAGKGSLPGRMNCDASVTAFPVVERPAEAGGDLVMVMEHGRLLSSIREQALPDEKEQSPSCRLRAFVDKETGLWGLEKGDEMLPDVSFKEILSIKGRFAVGRLRNGCVRVLNDTGALVAELGHCCEVRLLKDDLLQVRHAGNSVSYVDLRNGRCYAVRPRVLRYGSIELLQVNRTYYSRTRQVYANTCGLPSSSIVWMGFYVKMYDGRVPFRCRRMEDGGFCCEPQVCLLEGDEERAYYLSGRLSDQSIVVMDEEGRYYHVEKGHGKRYVACNRPSDRSEDFDEAVALLRRQADERVEKHLQEEKCETERKRQRIISRSVEAVPFQIGVKWGLRTAEQILIPPVYRRILRPVGGYCAYQDSSCQWGVLTVDGRIIIRARYMEVEIDRDGTARLTLVPGKMETVKLTD
- a CDS encoding DUF4250 domain-containing protein, translating into MELPDDPMMLFSMVNMKLRDCYHSLDELCDDMNVDKELLVKKLKAAGFEYSKENNKFW
- a CDS encoding helix-turn-helix domain-containing protein is translated as MLYNTPKPQDTKEGLSDQDFSIYMDAHTVPFSKYPSYLPEGVLGMCTEGNAEIQIGLRKYVICANDILIFMPGFLVSFIKSSLTFTIDYCTFSNALFYDVINGSIKRFPTGFHTYTQTHCIYSLSQEKAEQFSLYFRLLYNRATSPTYLFTKESITNLLKLPFLELYADYYSTVKEHKVTTLHKEEIGYFFLDLLLKHYKENKEVAFYAEKLHVSSKYLTEALTLVSGKSPKEWIIHYTLQEIYALLENPSISIQEIVQRTRFANLATLRRFFKRHTGTSLLQYRKQDLYKNNQQ
- a CDS encoding AMP-binding protein; this encodes MTKFCTNRNKQTILIESIPYSNWEIEMVRMNIPADNRSFRQELFSFLSEWFDPADTLLVHTSGSTGKPKELYVEKERMMESACLTCSFLGLQKEDSALLCMPLQYIAGKMVVVRALVAGLDLLPVTPSGHPLKDLTKAPVFAAMIPMQVYNSLQVPEERAILQQIRHLIIGGGPIDSQLNAALKDFPHAVWSTYGMTETLSHIALRRLNGPEASDWYTPFESIQIRLSKENTLVIYAPEICGKELVTNDIAEINGQNQFRILGRKDNTINTGGVKVQIEQVEAALKEHLSVPFLITSAPDEKFGEIIVLLAEGQLPDDIEQTCTHQLPPYWRPKRFVPVFKLPLTETGKPDRAIAKLLAQK
- a CDS encoding o-succinylbenzoate synthase, which translates into the protein MFQTQIIKKQLHFKQPAGTSRGVYTTRDVWYILLTDTGSRHYGVGECAPLPALSCDDIPSYDEVLATACKNLEKNGEIDREALLPYPSILFGMETALLHFRARSLQFWHTPFSKGKEGIPINGLIWMGNFDEMYRRIGEKMQQGFRCIKLKIGAIDFEKELELLAHIRQHFTPAQIELRVDANGAFSPTDALEKLHRLSEFQLHSIEQPIRAGQWDEMARLCAATPFPIALDEELIGINRRDRKIELLETIRPQYIILKPSLHGGISGSEEWMELAAERGIGSWVTSALESNIGLNAIAQWCATLQPALPQGLGTGLLFTDNIDYPLHIEGDCLWFHPEEQEPDLLNWLKQ
- a CDS encoding MmcQ/YjbR family DNA-binding protein; translation: MDIEEFRKYCLSLGDVSEKMPFGKFAARYDSILAFYVYGHMFCFIDIDNFTFVNVKSTSDEIEYIKERHVSVGNPINQSLKHWLQLNFDGDIPDTSIYTWVQRAFEIVRDKYTKPTTHKKKCSKPKL
- the menB gene encoding 1,4-dihydroxy-2-naphthoyl-CoA synthase, which gives rise to METRKWKTIKEYQDILFDFYNGIAKITINRPRYRNAFTPTTTSEISDALYYCRECQDINVVVLTGAGDKAFCSGGDMHVKGHGGYIGTDGVPRLNVLDVQKQIRSLPKPVIAMVNGYAIGGGHVLHVVCDLTIASENAIFGQTGPKVGSFDAGFGSSYLARIVGQKKAREIWFLCRQYSAQEALEMGLVNTVVPFDRLEDETVAWAEKMMEHSPLALRMIKAGLNAELDGQAGIQELAGDATMLYYMTEEAQEGGKAFLEKRKPRFQDYPKFP
- the menD gene encoding 2-succinyl-5-enolpyruvyl-6-hydroxy-3-cyclohexene-1-carboxylic-acid synthase — encoded protein: MYSDKKNILQLVALLKAHGVRKIVLCPGSRNAAIVHTLANIEDFTCYSVTDERSAGFFAIGLSLQGGGPAAVCCTSGSALLNLHPAVAEAFYQQVPLIVISADRPAAWIGQMDGQTLPQPHVFGTLVKMSVNLPEVHTEEDEWFCNRLINEAILETTHHGKGPVHINVPISEPIYRFTAKTLPEARVITRYQGLSVYDRDYKELIERLNKYNKRMVVVGQMNLIYLFEKKYVKPLYKHFAWLTEHLGNQTIPGIPIKNFDAAVYSMTPERQEDMAPEILITYGGHIVSKQLKKYLRNHPPREHWHVAADGKIADLYGCLTTVIEMDPFEFLEKIAFLLDNKPTHYPLMWENYCKTIPMPDLAYSEISVIGKLIQALPEPCALHLANSSTVRYAQLFTVPPRVEICCNRGVNGIEGSLSTAIGYAAASSKLNFIIIGDLSFFYDMNALWNQNYGANIRILLLNNEGGEIFHTLPGMDKSSRSREFITAEHYTTAKGWAEERGFIYMKVTGEEELEEAMQPFTSPETRMQPMLLEVFTDKEKDTTLLREYYHGLKNKNE